The following are from one region of the Streptomyces fradiae genome:
- a CDS encoding MFS transporter — MGRLAAASLVGTAIEFFDFFVYGTAAALVLGPLFFPTFSPVAGTLAAFGTFAIGFLSRPLGSVVFGHVGDRYGRRPVLFASLLLTGCATVAVGCVPTYESIGVAAPILLLVLRFLQGLGLGGEWGGAVLLTAEHAPAGRRALWASFPQIGPAVGFLLANGVMLALTAGLGDADFRSWGWRVPFWAAGLLAAAGLALRSSLAETPQFEALAAEGQQASAPLREVARSHWRLVLLTAGALAVGYAVFYTVSTWALAYGTERLGVPSTVMLTCVMAAVAIKGATTPFFALLGDRYGRRRLCLAGCAASALWMFPMIALLHTARPLLMFLGFLGSLLAFITMFAVVAAYLPELYEPRVRCTGAAVGYNLAGVLGGALTPIVATAVSDGGEGPPWGVAAYLTVVALVSLGCFALLPETLPGRAEVREREREPEGTPA; from the coding sequence ATGGGGCGGCTCGCCGCCGCCTCGCTCGTCGGCACCGCCATCGAGTTCTTCGACTTCTTCGTCTACGGGACGGCCGCCGCCCTCGTCCTCGGACCGCTCTTCTTCCCGACCTTCTCCCCCGTCGCCGGCACCCTCGCCGCCTTCGGCACCTTCGCGATCGGCTTCCTCTCCCGGCCGCTCGGCTCGGTCGTCTTCGGCCATGTCGGCGACCGCTACGGGCGCCGCCCGGTCCTGTTCGCCTCGCTGCTCCTGACCGGCTGCGCCACGGTCGCGGTCGGCTGCGTCCCCACGTACGAGAGCATCGGCGTCGCCGCTCCGATCCTGCTGCTCGTCCTGCGCTTCCTCCAGGGCCTCGGCCTGGGCGGCGAGTGGGGCGGGGCGGTGCTCCTGACCGCCGAGCACGCCCCGGCGGGACGGCGCGCGCTGTGGGCGAGCTTCCCGCAGATCGGGCCCGCCGTGGGCTTCCTGCTCGCCAACGGGGTGATGCTCGCACTGACCGCCGGGCTCGGGGACGCGGACTTCCGCTCCTGGGGCTGGCGGGTGCCGTTCTGGGCGGCGGGGCTGCTGGCCGCCGCCGGTCTCGCGCTGCGCTCCTCGCTCGCGGAGACCCCGCAGTTCGAGGCGCTGGCCGCCGAGGGCCAGCAGGCGAGCGCGCCGCTGCGGGAGGTCGCCCGGAGCCACTGGCGCCTTGTGCTGCTCACGGCGGGCGCGCTCGCGGTCGGCTACGCCGTCTTCTACACGGTGTCCACCTGGGCCCTGGCGTACGGCACCGAGCGGCTCGGGGTGCCGAGCACGGTGATGCTGACCTGTGTGATGGCGGCGGTGGCGATCAAGGGGGCGACGACCCCGTTCTTCGCGCTGCTCGGCGACCGCTACGGGCGGCGGAGGCTGTGCCTGGCGGGCTGCGCGGCCTCGGCGCTGTGGATGTTCCCGATGATCGCGCTGCTGCACACCGCCCGCCCGCTGCTGATGTTCCTCGGCTTCCTCGGCTCGCTGCTCGCCTTCATCACGATGTTCGCCGTGGTCGCCGCGTACCTCCCGGAGCTGTACGAGCCCCGGGTCCGCTGCACCGGCGCGGCCGTCGGCTACAACCTGGCGGGCGTCCTCGGCGGCGCGCTGACTCCGATCGTGGCGACGGCCGTCTCCGACGGCGGCGAGGGCCCGCCCTGGGGCGTGGCGGCCTATCTGACGGTGGTGGCCCTGGTGAGCCTGGGCTGTTTCGCGCTGCTGCCGGAGACGCTGCCGGGCCGGGCGGAGGTACGGGAACGGGAACGCGAACCGGAGGGTACGCCCGCCTAG
- a CDS encoding TerC/Alx family metal homeostasis membrane protein yields MDVSVTLWVLTILGLGALIAIDFFIGRKPHEVSTKEAGIWTGVWIALAALFGLGLLVFGDSKASGEFFAGFITEKSLSVDNLFVFVLIMAKFSVPSHLQQRVLLVGVLIALVLRAIFIAAGAAIIASFSWVFYLFGAFLIYTAWKLIQEARSDEEEDDFEENRLLKSIEKKFGVADRYHGTKLFIRDNGKRVLTPLMIVMLAIGTTDVLFALDSIPAIFGLTQDPYIVFTANAFALMGLRQLYFLIGGLLKKLVHLSYGLSVILGFIGVKLVLHALHESGVHVPEISIPFSLAVICGVLIVTTITSLIATKRETGREAERAAVAEAGREGVEA; encoded by the coding sequence GTGGACGTTTCTGTGACCCTGTGGGTGCTGACCATTCTCGGTCTGGGCGCCCTGATCGCGATCGACTTCTTCATCGGGCGCAAGCCCCATGAGGTGTCGACCAAGGAGGCGGGCATCTGGACGGGCGTCTGGATCGCCCTCGCCGCCCTGTTCGGCCTCGGCCTGCTGGTCTTCGGTGACAGCAAGGCATCGGGCGAGTTCTTCGCCGGCTTCATCACCGAGAAGTCGCTGAGCGTCGACAACCTCTTCGTCTTCGTCCTGATCATGGCGAAGTTCTCGGTGCCGTCCCACCTCCAGCAGCGCGTGCTGCTCGTGGGCGTGCTGATCGCCCTGGTGCTCCGTGCGATCTTCATCGCCGCAGGCGCGGCGATCATCGCGAGCTTCTCCTGGGTGTTCTATCTCTTCGGGGCCTTCCTCATCTACACCGCCTGGAAGCTCATCCAGGAGGCCCGCTCCGACGAGGAGGAGGACGACTTCGAGGAGAACCGCCTCCTCAAGTCGATCGAGAAGAAGTTCGGCGTCGCCGACCGCTACCACGGCACCAAGCTCTTCATCCGCGACAACGGCAAGCGGGTGCTGACCCCGCTGATGATCGTCATGCTGGCGATCGGCACCACCGACGTGCTGTTCGCCCTCGACTCCATCCCGGCGATCTTCGGCCTCACCCAGGACCCGTACATCGTCTTCACCGCCAACGCCTTCGCCCTGATGGGCCTGCGCCAGCTGTACTTCCTCATCGGCGGCCTGCTGAAGAAGCTGGTCCACCTCAGCTACGGCCTGTCGGTGATCCTCGGCTTCATCGGAGTGAAGCTGGTGCTGCACGCGCTGCACGAGTCGGGCGTCCACGTCCCGGAGATCTCCATCCCGTTCTCCCTCGCCGTCATCTGCGGCGTGCTGATCGTCACGACGATCACGAGCCTGATCGCGACGAAGAGGGAGACGGGGCGGGAGGCGGAGCGGGCGGCGGTCGCCGAGGCCGGCCGCGAGGGCGTCGAGGCCTGA
- a CDS encoding TerD family protein yields the protein MTAELVRGQNHPLPHTRLEIRVSAGHPVLAAATLGDEQGRVAGPEALAHPGAAELPGVEVPRQAAARHRLAVDLEAVRDTVHRVSVLLALPLGTGGPTRFGASAAPVVTVTAPDGTGIADYTITGLDRESAVVALELYRRQGSWKVRAVGQGYEGGLAALLADQGLDRAPELAGSVLDAVAQGPARAVPAPAARAEDAAGRVPEGERAHQAAQTQPAVPVQPPVTPPPPAPAQPPAAPSADGPIDYTHPRRRPAAAAAPGPAPQQDAAPGAAAAPADFPAPVAGDASGWTMDERLYNQVWGMFEDLARATAAYRSACNFAESRLDQELDRVLSDPRSRIGGAGDAARAAAKAKHDELTDRAQEALDRDLAQLTAESEVVEPALPAAYARWDSPVWQAYRVPMEAPIAVRLGDLHLPERTGLRVPFLARLPLARGLWVDSGRGHSEAAMLLDEAELRRLALESAVAHAVRLLAVHPAGRFRVRVIDAAGAGAHAFAPLVEAGVLAGPPAAGAAGVSAVLKQLTERVDLLQMASRAGAAEDLPPGLDTAEELLIVHDFPHGFDDRAVNQLRYLADEGPSVGTHLLLVADRADAAAYGPVLDPLWRCLTRLTPVPDDHLADPWVGHSWTYEPPAFPAGSSILRQVLAQLSDSRGQWGP from the coding sequence ATGACCGCCGAGCTGGTCCGGGGGCAGAACCACCCCCTGCCCCACACCCGCCTGGAGATCCGGGTCTCGGCCGGTCATCCGGTCCTCGCCGCGGCCACCCTGGGCGACGAGCAGGGCCGGGTCGCCGGCCCCGAGGCCCTCGCCCACCCGGGGGCCGCCGAACTGCCCGGCGTGGAGGTGCCCCGGCAGGCCGCCGCCCGGCACCGGCTCGCGGTCGACCTGGAGGCGGTGCGCGACACCGTCCACCGGGTCTCCGTCCTGCTCGCCCTGCCGCTCGGCACCGGCGGGCCCACCCGCTTCGGCGCCTCGGCCGCGCCCGTCGTCACCGTCACCGCACCCGACGGCACCGGCATCGCCGACTACACGATCACCGGACTCGACCGCGAGTCCGCGGTGGTCGCCCTGGAGCTCTACCGCCGCCAGGGCAGCTGGAAGGTCCGCGCGGTCGGCCAGGGGTACGAGGGCGGGCTCGCCGCCCTCCTCGCCGACCAGGGCCTCGACCGCGCCCCCGAACTCGCCGGCTCCGTCCTGGACGCCGTCGCCCAGGGGCCGGCCCGCGCCGTCCCCGCCCCCGCTGCGCGCGCCGAGGACGCCGCCGGCCGGGTTCCCGAGGGCGAGCGCGCCCACCAGGCCGCCCAGACCCAGCCCGCCGTCCCGGTCCAGCCCCCGGTCACGCCGCCGCCCCCGGCCCCGGCCCAGCCCCCGGCCGCGCCGAGCGCCGACGGGCCCATCGACTACACCCACCCGCGCCGCCGCCCGGCCGCCGCCGCGGCCCCCGGCCCCGCGCCGCAGCAGGACGCCGCCCCCGGCGCTGCCGCAGCCCCCGCCGATTTCCCGGCCCCCGTCGCCGGCGACGCCAGCGGCTGGACCATGGACGAGCGGCTCTACAACCAGGTGTGGGGCATGTTCGAGGACCTGGCCCGCGCCACCGCCGCCTACCGCAGCGCCTGCAACTTCGCCGAGTCCCGGCTCGACCAGGAGCTCGACCGGGTCCTCTCCGACCCGCGCAGCCGCATCGGCGGCGCCGGCGACGCCGCCCGCGCCGCGGCCAAGGCCAAGCACGACGAACTCACCGACCGGGCCCAGGAGGCCCTGGACCGCGACCTCGCCCAGCTCACCGCCGAGTCCGAGGTGGTCGAGCCCGCCCTGCCCGCCGCGTACGCCCGCTGGGACAGCCCCGTCTGGCAGGCCTACCGGGTGCCCATGGAGGCCCCGATTGCCGTCCGCCTCGGCGACCTCCACCTCCCTGAGCGCACCGGCCTGCGCGTTCCCTTCCTGGCCCGCCTCCCGCTCGCCCGCGGACTCTGGGTGGACTCCGGGCGCGGCCACTCCGAGGCGGCGATGCTGCTCGACGAGGCCGAGCTGCGCCGGCTCGCCCTGGAGAGCGCCGTCGCGCACGCCGTGCGGCTGCTCGCCGTGCATCCCGCGGGCCGCTTCCGGGTCCGGGTGATCGACGCCGCCGGCGCGGGTGCGCACGCCTTCGCCCCGCTCGTCGAGGCGGGCGTCCTCGCCGGCCCGCCGGCCGCCGGTGCGGCCGGGGTCTCCGCCGTACTGAAGCAGCTCACCGAGCGGGTCGATCTGCTGCAGATGGCGTCCCGCGCCGGGGCCGCCGAGGACCTGCCGCCCGGTCTGGACACGGCCGAGGAACTGCTGATCGTGCACGACTTCCCGCACGGCTTCGACGACCGTGCGGTCAACCAGTTGCGCTACCTCGCCGACGAGGGCCCGTCGGTCGGCACCCATCTGCTGCTCGTCGCGGACCGGGCCGACGCGGCGGCGTACGGGCCGGTGCTCGACCCGCTGTGGCGCTGCCTGACCCGGCTGACCCCGGTGCCCGACGACCACCTGGCCGACCCCTGGGTCGGGCACTCCTGGACGTACGAGCCGCCGGCCTTCCCGGCGGGCAGCTCAATACTGCGCCAGGTGCTCGCCCAGCTCTCCGACTCCCGAGGGCAGTGGGGTCCCTGA
- a CDS encoding TerD family protein, protein MTVNMTKGQAISLEKKDGGSLTSVRMGLGWQAAPRRGLFGSRTREIDLDASAVLFADKQPVDVVFFRHLVSDDGSVRHTGDNLVGGVGQGGDDEAILVDLQRVPVHIDQIVFTVNSFTGQTFQEVQNAFCRLVDETNGQELARYTLNGGGQYTAQIMAKVHRAGSGWQMTALGNPANGRTFQDLMPSIFPVL, encoded by the coding sequence GTGACGGTCAACATGACCAAGGGGCAGGCCATCAGCCTGGAGAAGAAGGACGGCGGCAGCCTGACGTCCGTACGGATGGGGCTCGGCTGGCAGGCGGCACCCCGCCGCGGCCTGTTCGGCTCGCGCACCCGCGAGATCGACCTCGACGCCTCCGCGGTCCTCTTCGCCGACAAGCAGCCGGTCGACGTGGTCTTCTTCCGCCACCTGGTGAGCGACGACGGCTCGGTCCGCCACACCGGCGACAACCTGGTCGGCGGCGTGGGCCAGGGCGGCGACGACGAGGCGATCCTGGTGGACCTCCAGCGGGTCCCCGTCCACATCGACCAGATCGTCTTCACGGTGAACTCCTTCACCGGCCAGACCTTCCAGGAGGTGCAGAACGCGTTCTGCCGCCTCGTGGACGAGACCAACGGCCAGGAGCTCGCCCGCTACACGCTCAACGGCGGTGGCCAGTACACCGCCCAGATCATGGCCAAGGTGCACCGGGCCGGCTCCGGCTGGCAGATGACCGCCCTGGGCAACCCGGCCAACGGCCGGACCTTCCAGGACCTGATGCCGAGCATCTTCCCGGTCCTGTAA
- the uvrB gene encoding excinuclease ABC subunit UvrB, producing the protein MRPVSKIERTVAPFEVVSPYQPSGDQPAAIADLDRRIRAGEKDVVLLGATGTGKSATTAWMIEKLQRPTLVMAPNKTLAAQLANEFRELLPNNAVEYFVSYYDYYQPEAYVPQSDTYIEKDSSINEEVERLRHSATNSLLTRRDVVVVASVSCIYGLGTPQEYVDRMVSLKVGDEIDRDQLLRRFVDIQYNRNDMAFARGTFRVRGDTIEIFPVYEELAVRIEMFGDEIEALSTLHPLTGEVISDDEQLYVFPASHYVAGPERMERAVNDIETELEQRLKELEKQGKLLEAQRLRMRTTYDIEMMRQIGSCSGIENYSMHFDGREPGSPPNTLLDYFPEDFLLVIDESHVTVPQIGAMYEGDASRKRTLVDHGFRLPSALDNRPLKWEEFQERIGQTVYLSATPGTYELSRSDGFVEQIIRPTGLVDPEVVVKPTEGQIDDLVHEIRLRTERDERVLVTTLTKKMAEDLTDYFLELGIQVRYLHSDVDTLRRIELLRELRSGEYDVLVGINLLREGLDLPEVSLVAILDADKQGFLRSGTSLIQTIGRAARNVSGQVHMYADTITPAMAQAIDETNRRREKQVAYNKANGIDPQPLRKKINDIVATIAREEIDTEELLGTGYRKGGKDGKGATSPVPSLAAHAPKAKAGKAGKAAKSGATLELGDRPAAELAGIIEEMTDRMRAAAAELQFEVAARLRDEVSELKKELRQMKEAGLA; encoded by the coding sequence ATGCGGCCCGTTTCCAAGATCGAACGTACGGTGGCGCCCTTCGAGGTCGTCAGCCCCTACCAGCCCAGCGGCGACCAGCCGGCGGCCATCGCCGACCTCGACCGGCGCATCCGCGCCGGCGAGAAGGACGTCGTGCTGCTCGGCGCCACCGGCACCGGCAAGTCGGCGACCACCGCCTGGATGATCGAGAAGCTTCAGCGCCCCACCCTGGTGATGGCGCCGAACAAGACGCTGGCCGCCCAGCTGGCGAACGAGTTCCGCGAGCTCCTGCCGAACAACGCGGTGGAGTACTTCGTCTCGTACTACGACTACTACCAGCCCGAGGCGTACGTCCCGCAGTCCGACACCTACATCGAGAAGGACTCCTCGATCAACGAGGAGGTCGAGCGGCTGCGCCACTCCGCCACCAACTCGCTGCTCACCCGGCGCGACGTGGTCGTGGTCGCCTCCGTCTCCTGCATCTACGGCCTCGGCACCCCGCAGGAGTACGTGGACCGGATGGTCTCCCTCAAGGTGGGCGACGAGATCGACCGCGACCAGCTCCTGCGCCGCTTCGTCGACATCCAGTACAACCGCAACGACATGGCCTTCGCCCGCGGCACCTTCCGGGTGCGCGGCGACACCATCGAGATCTTCCCGGTGTACGAGGAGCTCGCCGTCCGCATCGAGATGTTCGGCGACGAGATCGAGGCCCTGTCGACCCTGCACCCGCTCACCGGCGAGGTCATCAGCGACGACGAGCAGCTGTACGTCTTCCCCGCCAGCCACTACGTCGCCGGCCCCGAGCGCATGGAGCGCGCGGTCAACGACATCGAGACCGAGCTGGAGCAGCGCCTCAAGGAGCTGGAGAAGCAGGGCAAGCTCCTGGAGGCGCAGCGGCTGCGCATGCGCACCACCTACGACATCGAGATGATGCGCCAGATCGGCTCCTGCTCCGGCATCGAGAACTACTCGATGCACTTCGACGGCCGCGAGCCCGGCTCCCCGCCCAACACCCTCCTCGACTACTTCCCCGAGGACTTCCTGCTCGTCATCGACGAGTCGCACGTCACGGTCCCGCAGATCGGCGCCATGTACGAGGGCGACGCCTCCCGCAAGCGCACCCTCGTCGACCACGGCTTCCGGCTTCCCTCGGCGCTCGACAACCGGCCGCTGAAGTGGGAGGAGTTCCAGGAGCGGATCGGCCAGACCGTCTATCTGTCGGCCACCCCCGGCACCTACGAGCTGTCCCGCTCCGACGGCTTCGTCGAGCAGATCATCCGCCCCACCGGCCTCGTCGACCCCGAGGTCGTCGTCAAGCCCACCGAGGGCCAGATCGACGACCTGGTGCACGAGATCCGGCTGCGCACCGAGCGCGACGAGCGGGTCCTCGTCACCACCCTCACCAAGAAGATGGCCGAGGACCTCACGGACTACTTCCTGGAGCTCGGCATCCAGGTGCGCTATCTGCACAGCGACGTCGACACCCTGCGCCGCATCGAGCTGCTGCGTGAACTGCGCTCCGGCGAGTACGACGTGCTCGTCGGCATCAACCTGCTCCGCGAGGGCCTCGACCTGCCCGAGGTGTCCCTCGTCGCCATCCTCGACGCCGACAAGCAGGGCTTCCTGCGCTCCGGCACCTCGCTCATCCAGACCATCGGCCGCGCCGCCCGAAACGTCTCCGGCCAGGTCCACATGTACGCCGACACCATCACCCCGGCGATGGCGCAGGCCATCGACGAGACCAACCGGCGCCGCGAGAAGCAGGTCGCCTACAACAAGGCCAACGGGATCGACCCGCAGCCGCTCCGCAAGAAGATCAACGACATCGTGGCCACCATCGCCCGCGAGGAGATCGACACCGAGGAGCTGCTCGGCACCGGCTACCGCAAGGGAGGCAAGGACGGCAAGGGCGCCACGTCCCCCGTCCCGTCGCTCGCCGCCCACGCGCCGAAGGCCAAGGCGGGCAAGGCGGGCAAGGCCGCGAAGTCCGGCGCGACCCTGGAACTCGGCGACCGGCCGGCGGCCGAACTCGCCGGAATCATCGAGGAGATGACCGACCGCATGCGGGCCGCCGCCGCCGAGCTGCAGTTCGAGGTCGCCGCCCGGCTCCGCGACGAGGTGTCCGAACTCAAGAAGGAGCTGCGGCAGATGAAGGAGGCCGGACTCGCCTGA
- a CDS encoding MHYT domain-containing protein produces the protein MQGTVDGFSYGLVTPVAAFLMACLGGALGLRCTTRSLRHRDTFKAGWLALGATSIGTGIWTMHFIAMMGFSVRQAPISYDRPITFASLGVAILMVGIGIFIVGYRGATPLTLVTGGTITGLGVATMHYLGMAGMRLHGEVRYDTLTVALSVVIAVVAATAALWAAVSVHGFLASLGASVVMGLAVSGMHYTAMAAVDVRLHGTAAAGSGDSATSLLLPMLIGPGVFLLLAAVVVMFDPLLVMGEPDWQRPGGRGGHPHHLPGVPSPRRAAAYGEPANWSAARPAARSGRRAAHRGTYRSQDW, from the coding sequence ATGCAGGGCACGGTCGACGGATTCAGCTACGGACTGGTCACGCCGGTGGCGGCCTTCCTCATGGCCTGCCTCGGCGGCGCCCTGGGCCTGCGCTGCACCACCAGGTCGCTGCGCCACCGCGACACCTTCAAGGCCGGCTGGCTCGCGCTCGGCGCCACCTCCATCGGCACCGGCATCTGGACGATGCACTTCATCGCCATGATGGGCTTCTCGGTCCGGCAGGCCCCGATCAGCTACGACCGGCCCATCACCTTCGCCAGCCTCGGCGTCGCCATCCTCATGGTCGGCATCGGCATCTTCATCGTCGGCTACCGCGGCGCCACCCCGCTGACCCTGGTCACCGGCGGCACCATCACCGGCCTCGGCGTCGCCACCATGCACTACCTGGGCATGGCCGGGATGCGACTGCACGGAGAGGTCCGGTACGACACCCTCACCGTCGCCCTCTCCGTGGTCATCGCCGTCGTGGCCGCCACCGCCGCCCTGTGGGCCGCCGTCTCCGTGCACGGCTTCCTCGCCAGCCTCGGCGCCAGCGTCGTCATGGGACTCGCGGTCAGCGGCATGCATTACACCGCCATGGCCGCCGTCGACGTGCGGCTGCACGGCACCGCCGCCGCCGGCAGCGGCGACAGCGCCACCTCGCTCCTGCTGCCCATGCTGATCGGCCCCGGCGTCTTCCTGCTGCTCGCCGCCGTCGTCGTGATGTTCGACCCGCTGCTCGTCATGGGCGAGCCCGACTGGCAGCGCCCCGGCGGCCGCGGCGGCCACCCGCACCACCTCCCCGGAGTCCCCTCCCCGCGCCGCGCCGCGGCCTACGGCGAGCCCGCCAACTGGTCCGCCGCCCGCCCCGCCGCGCGCTCCGGCCGCCGGGCCGCCCACCGCGGCACGTACCGCTCCCAGGACTGGTAG
- a CDS encoding methylated-DNA--[protein]-cysteine S-methyltransferase produces MEQEMPGTPAGPERGRVEWAVVPSAIGPLLLAATERGLVSVVFHADPRVRERALDRLAGALGADLVELPSGRLAEPIRQLAAYFDGSLRSFDVKLDWSLVTGFNRQVLRELATTVPFGTVVGYGDLARRVGRPAAAQAVGAAMGANPLPVVVPCHRVVESDGGIGGFGGGLETKRQLLALEGVLPEPLF; encoded by the coding sequence ATGGAGCAGGAGATGCCGGGGACACCGGCCGGGCCGGAGCGGGGACGGGTGGAGTGGGCGGTGGTGCCCAGCGCCATCGGGCCCCTGCTGCTCGCCGCGACGGAGCGGGGACTCGTGAGCGTGGTCTTCCACGCGGACCCGCGCGTGCGGGAGCGGGCCCTCGACCGGCTCGCAGGCGCGCTGGGCGCGGACCTCGTGGAGCTCCCCTCCGGCCGCCTCGCCGAGCCGATACGGCAGCTCGCGGCCTACTTCGACGGGAGTCTCCGGAGCTTCGACGTCAAGCTCGACTGGTCCCTGGTGACCGGATTCAACCGTCAGGTGCTGCGCGAACTGGCCACCACCGTCCCGTTCGGAACGGTGGTGGGATATGGCGACCTGGCCCGCCGGGTGGGCCGGCCGGCGGCCGCCCAGGCGGTCGGCGCGGCGATGGGCGCCAATCCGCTGCCGGTGGTCGTGCCGTGCCACCGGGTGGTGGAGAGCGACGGCGGCATCGGCGGCTTCGGCGGCGGCCTGGAGACCAAGCGGCAGCTGCTCGCGCTGGAGGGGGTGCTGCCGGAGCCGCTGTTCTGA